CGGTAATGCCATCGCCATCAGCGAGCTTTAAATCGAGCAGTAATAAATCGGGCATACTAGATTCTAAAATTAAAAACATCTCACCGATTGAAGAAATAGTATGCGTGATGATGTAGTTAGAATGTTTTTCTATTAACCCTTTAATGCCTTCTCTTACAATATGATGGT
This window of the Methanocalculus natronophilus genome carries:
- a CDS encoding response regulator codes for the protein MKKLMIVDDHHIVREGIKGLIEKHSNYIITHTISSIGEMFLILESSMPDLLLLDLKLADGDGIT